Proteins encoded together in one Desulfosporosinus meridiei DSM 13257 window:
- a CDS encoding DUF1659 domain-containing protein, producing MAIISSGLETEMIVRYQIGMTADDSPVFRKKAFPG from the coding sequence ATGGCTATCATTTCGTCAGGACTGGAAACCGAGATGATTGTCCGTTATCAGATCGGTATGACTGCCGACGATTCCCCGGTATTCCGAAAAAAAGCCTTTCCGGGCTGA
- a CDS encoding response regulator transcription factor — translation MAHILIVEDEKAINDLIAMNLELVGHTSQQALAGDEALEYINKHTYSLIIMDIMLPGLDGFDLMKHVPERTPVIFLTAMGNLADRVKGFKLGADDYIVKPFETIELLARIEAVLRRTHQELNVFTLDNTVVNLASRTVTVEGREIELALQEYELLEILIKNKNIALSREKLLKMAWNYDYLGETRTVDVHIQKLRKKLNWENRIKTVYKLGYRLEVDS, via the coding sequence ATGGCACATATTCTGATTGTTGAGGATGAAAAAGCAATCAATGATCTGATTGCTATGAATCTTGAATTAGTTGGACATACCAGCCAGCAAGCTTTGGCAGGGGATGAAGCACTTGAATATATAAACAAACATACTTATTCACTGATCATTATGGACATCATGCTGCCAGGGCTGGACGGATTTGACTTGATGAAGCATGTCCCGGAAAGAACTCCCGTAATCTTCCTTACAGCTATGGGCAATCTGGCAGACCGGGTTAAAGGATTTAAGTTAGGAGCAGATGACTATATTGTAAAACCCTTTGAAACCATCGAGCTGCTGGCCCGTATTGAAGCCGTGCTTCGCCGTACCCATCAGGAGTTGAATGTCTTTACCTTGGATAATACGGTGGTTAATCTGGCCAGCAGGACTGTGACAGTGGAGGGCAGGGAGATTGAGTTGGCTCTGCAAGAATATGAATTATTGGAAATCCTCATTAAAAATAAAAACATCGCTCTGTCTCGGGAAAAGCTCCTCAAAATGGCCTGGAATTATGACTACTTAGGAGAAACGCGCACCGTAGATGTGCACATTCAAAAACTGCGCAAGAAATTAAACTGGGAAAACCGAATAAAGACGGTGTATAAATTAGGCTATCGGCTGGAGGTAGACTCGTGA